A genomic stretch from Lathyrus oleraceus cultivar Zhongwan6 chromosome 2, CAAS_Psat_ZW6_1.0, whole genome shotgun sequence includes:
- the LOC127121460 gene encoding leucine-rich repeat extensin-like protein 3 — protein MDPTQASVPPSPPSSAPPPLPPSPPPPPPPPLPPYSPPPPPPPPPPPPSSLQPLSPSSPQPLSPSSSQPPPESLLRQRNSSAKLPLPSQRNASSSSLQPPPPPHSPVRQTQTSLQLIPPPPPPPPTWRSPSVIFGAVYIGWMVYSCIRDILLFWNKS, from the exons ATGGATCCAACGCAAGCGTCCGTTCCTCCATCGCCACCATCTTCAGCGCCGCCACCGCTGCCACCATCACCTCCACCGCCGCCTCCGCCACCGCTTCCACCATATTCGCCGCCGCCTCCACCGCCACCGCCGCCTCCGCCACCATCTTCCCTACAACCACTATCACCATCTTCCCCGCAAccactgtcaccatcttcatcGCAGCCACCACCAGAATCTTTATTGCGTCAAAGGAATTCTTCAGCGAAGCTACCACTGCCATCCCAACGTAATGCATCATCATCTTCATTGCagccaccaccaccaccacatTCTCCGGTGCGACAAACGCAAACATCATTGCAGCTAATTCCACCGCCACCTCCACCACCACCAACCTGGCGGTCCCCAAGCGTAATCTTTGGTGCTGTTTATATTGGTTGGATG GTGTATTCTTGTATCCGTGATATACTCTTATTCTGGAATAAATCTTGA